Sequence from the Mugil cephalus isolate CIBA_MC_2020 chromosome 20, CIBA_Mcephalus_1.1, whole genome shotgun sequence genome:
cacttgtgcctccagtGGCTGtcaccaaggagtgtcactatatggtgggggtgtctggtctggtctggtctaggtgggtggtacatctctaagtaacatgcaaatgaattcactttgttcacttctcctgtcagtggttttaattttgtggctgatcggtgtatatttgaAGAGTGGTTGATTTTGCAGCTGAACTTTCAAATATCCTAACTTTTTATAACTGGGTTATCTCTCCAATCCGGCGTACCTGACAGATTCCCACGGTGTGCCTCCAGTGTTTAACTTCAAATGGGGGACTTCCAAAAGCATAACGTAGCATTTCCACATCTGGTTTTGGGACTCCCAGCTTTATTAGACCCGATGCAATCTCGCCAGCAAATCAGAATCTTCAGACGTGTTCTGATTAAAATGAACTTTGAAGCGGACGCGTTCGACGCTGGAACTTGGGTACATAGAAGGTGCTCCAGAGATGAAGAAGTAAACAGCTGTTTGAAAGTGTGCATTAGCGTCGGAAGAGGCGCTCAGCCCTGCGGTGCTGTGTCTCTTTTATCGCGTGTGCGCTGCAGATGTCCCCGAAGGAAGGGGAGAATGGCTGGAAAACCTCCGGGCTCCAAAATAATGCTGCAAAGAAGAGCTTTCAACTCGCCGTCCTTCAGTGCGATAATTAAGCCCGTAGTGTCAACAGAGGGACAGTCAGGGAGCTCGTCTAATGGATACTGATAGAGCAGAGGACGCAAATTAAAACCTTCGGCCCTCGCCGTGTGCTCATTGGGTTATATGCATTATGCAGTGGCCTATTACAGCCCGAGCCCAGGTGGGACTGATCACTTTCCCTCTTTTAAATATTAGCATTTCATTTCCCTTAGTGTTGCTCTGAGGAGCTGAAGATTGTCCTAATCCATTTCTCTATCCACCCAAAAGTGCTTCATGCATATCTCAAACTCCCTCCAACCTATGTCGGCCTGTCAATCATCAGTTTATCTAATTTGTGCCCGATTCTGTTAATCGTActtttcttcattattattcatcCTTCCTGTGTGTCAGCTCTGCTAATTTTATCTTCCTTTTGTCCGTTTCCTGCTGGATGTGTTTGACTGACTGATTCCTGAATCTCTCTTTGTCCCATGTCTGTTGCTCTTTCAATTATTTCCTGGTGTGAGGTGTTGTGGTGAGACTGGTTAATGGTTTTCAAGTATGCTCATGCTTTCTAgagtattttaattaaaatagaCTCTATCCTATCAGTTTTCTCCACTACCTCTTCATGTTATGGATCAGtaactgtataaatatgtgtgaCTATATGTTAATGATAatgtctctctgtccagctcctcctgcttttcTATCAGGCACGTTTCCCACTGACTCACGCTCAAGTTTTACATGTTAACTAATTGCTAAATCCAGTCCCTGAAAGATGCAGCACAGTGTGAAGCGggcagattgtgtgtgtgtgtttttgactaATCGGTTTTCTGGGAATCACGATTCGACCTTgattctctctttcttctctctgcgGAAAGCCAAAGTGAGTTTTTGTTAGagcagttaaaaagaaaagaaggctCATTTAAAATCTCATGGACATCTGGAACAATGCTAGCAGCCGAACTTACAGCCTTTGAACAGAGCACGTTCTCAACACGCCTCATGTGATTAAAtggtttcttttaaaaaataacccCAATATTATCCGTCATTTCTGTTGGATCCGTCAGGGATTGAGCATTTAGTGTCATATACTACATATCTATATGCCAGAATGTAATTTACCAATTGTATTTAAGGGTTTTATGTAAAATTGGGCTCAGACTAGGGCTGGCCAGTATTACCAAAAATGTATGTcacaatatttttcaaaattctgacaatATCacggtatattacggtatttttttccccccataatcacatgttcacagcattttctacTGAGAGacaggaattaatgcagtagattgactaaagatacattattttattgtgaggatgagtgaatattgtagaataattccgcactagtagtaaaactggtttgcaTGACCCTGTGTTAGCACTttctgctgatgtggaaatctgatGACATTTACAACTcagagttaaaaaataataataaaatatatattatcaagatgaaatgaagaaacagggaaaatcagttttatttattttgacatatttattcgtATTGAAAGATATTTATAACTGTAAAATAGCATGACTGGCTAACGTAATAACTGTAATGTGcgtacaacattttttttctcattcgtaaaaagctaaaaaaaaacattttttgggCCTTTCCACCTTCACCACACCagcagtgacgcagtcgcaccattagaagcgctacattgaaaatggtccggtcttaAACAGTGCCTCGCGGTGCTGTGCTCCAtatgctgtgtaatcaaatacaccggtatcccagtatattaaaaattcatatcatgaTGGAAAAATATACCGATATTcagtatatatatttcattttactgaCCAGAACTTACAGTTCTCCTCATAGCACACACCCTTTCCCCAGCTGGGTCAGGCTAGCTTGGTTTAAACAGAGCGTCTCTCTGACCGTCCACTCAGAGGACGCCAAAACCATGGACCACACAGAAAGCCTAAGAATACAaacttgaaatgtgattggttaaGTGAAGAGTGTCATTATGATGTGTCTCAAGCTTAAGCCGCCTGCAGTTTAAATTGTGGAAGCCCAGGCAGATTTTGGCTAAATGTCGgctaaaatattatttgataAAAGCTCCAATGCAAAGTTACACTGCCAGAAGCACTGCAACTGAGAGCCGgccataaaaatgaaaagaataggcTATTGGGAATAGTTAAAtaagattaatgggaaaatattaaaatgtaagtcagtgattttgataaagtttaggCCAGTAGAGAAGGCACCACTGTGTGACAATGTACAGATCCTAAAACACTTGCAGACTCATTGGTCCCACttaatatcaaacatgtttggtAATTAGGGTCTAAAATTTGTCAGTACATTAAGAATAACCAATTGCAGAGATGAGTCTGTAAGGCCAGAGAGCAGCTGATGGTGTTGTCAAGCAACAGACTGACTAAAATCTTACCTCCAGTACCAGTGCCAGGATTTTTGAATCcctgcctttttttgtttgttttttttactctctgtaatgtgagattttttcttttttgtttatatttcctATTACCAAGAGTTACTGGCCAAGACCATAGACATGATaaagctcctctaaagtgacgctaaagtagagctccccctggtgtctagCTGCAAtgtaagtcataagctccaccccctccatgttagtgggtggtaCTTTGgttatattaaaacacaaaaggatgatttcttttattttacgtAGTGAATATAATGCAAACTCAAGTGTCTGATCAATTTCATTTTAGTTGattatttgacgctacagaaacaTGTCTACAAGTCGctatgccaaccactctgtgaaGCAGTCCGTTGAACCATCAGAgttggataaaataaaaaaaaaaaattaagtgcAATGTATTATCCAGCATTTCTTTGAAACTGGTATTATCCACCcctatccctgggaaaatagcgtcagtttggcttATGGAAGGGAGTGGAGgcgtgttgtccatatttatatacagtctatggccaAGCGTTGCAGTAACACAGTTTCAACAAgaattaacataaaaacataacaaagtCAGAGTCGCATAACATGGAGGGTAAAACATCTAAATATGACTCAACAGATTCCACCATCTTTTTAAGCTACCCCAGAGATATTAAGTTTTGAAGTTTGAGATCAGACTGTAGGTTGTTCCATGCTGCAAGAGCAGAAACCTAAAAGCCATCTTTCCCACTTCAGTTCATGCTTTAGGAACCACAGTCCACAAATTACTGTGATGTAACCAGATTTCAAAATCACATTTCAAAACTCTTGTGATCTGATCCCATCTTAAATTGGGAAATATAATATCTGTTGCCTGGAGATTTCAGCAGTTTGAGGCTGACTGATGTCATTTAAACTTGGGCAAAATGGGATATTCCGCTCGGGTTCTTCGTCAGCTCTACTTCATGCAATTTCTCTAACTTTATTCAACACAATACTATACCACCTTCACTAGACCTTAATTAGATCCATGGATGTGATGCTGCGTGTCAATAAGTAAAGGTGTGGAAACGTTCTACATTCCACTTCGTTGTCAGCTGCGTTTGCTCCGGCGTCCTCATTAGATTTCGTGTTCACTGTCGGAACCACTCACCCTTCACAACTCTGCTTTTCGTCAGTGTTATCTTTGCCACAGTTCCCCCATCCTTTCTGCCATTCTCCATTAGATTTTCCATCTAAAACCTCTGCTTCTTTTGGTCCAGATCTCTGCATGTACGTGTACTACTATCCCTGTCTCTCatcttactttttatttttcacacattCTGATTGTGTCTTTTCTATGgtcctttttttatataaaattctcttctctcttctctctagTCTCTTTCTAGTCCCCCACTCTACCCCTACCCCCCCGTCTCACCTCTCTTCCCGCGCGTTGGATTTCATCACACGCTTGACGAAAAACAGGGGAGGGCCTTTGAAGATTTGCCTCAAGCTGGTTTAGTTTTCTGAGACCACACATCAAACAGCGTTAACCTGTTTGTACTCAATTACTTGGAGtacttttgatttgttttcatgaatCCAGGCGCAGGAGGCTCCCTCGTGCAATTGCCTAATCCCACCTGCTGTGCAACAACACCCCCATCGTATGGAGTTTTGTTAAAAAGATGAGAAAGCACTTGAGAGGTTCTTAGCGCCTGTTCCATGCTCCTCTGTGTAAACAGCCGTTCCTTCACTGTAACTCCAAAGCCTTTTACACTTTAAAGTGGAAAACAATGGATGTTCGTACAATGAATTTTATGTACAACAACAAGACAATCCTTTCCATTCACTAGGTTCCTCttggtttattcattttaccACTTCCAACAACAAGGCAATATGTTAATAAGTGCTTTACATTATAGACGAAGGCACTGCCTCGCTTATacgagctatgcttgaaattcgatTTTCTGAATGTATTcctcgtcccagtttacatgcaactgacgagaacacgtcctcctcctccacactaagTGATGACATGTGTCTTTGCAATGGGTGAATACAGCCCCTTTCTGGCAACTTGGCACTTGTTCACCCTGCTCCAATAGGTTACATACTTTGTAACCAACAATCAACACTGTTTTCCTCGTGAGGTCGGTGGTACCATTCTTTAATTAGAAATAACCAGAGAACTCAGTTTGCTAAATTCAAATTGGGTGACTCAAAAGTGAAGTAAATGTGATTATCTGTGGGCAAATGGCTTAACACAGTGGTGACTAATCCGGTGACTGCAGAAATAATGGAACAAGTAGCTGCAGCTACAGTGAGCTGTTACATGAGGAGCTGCAGGCAACCGGCGACACGTTTCCAATGTTGTTCACATGTTCAAGCTGCGTCCAGCATAAAAGTCCAACTTGAAGTCCAATTATTGTCCGACTTCTTTATAAATGGAGACAGcgttttgttttgctgaaaaCAGAATTCTATGAACTTTCAAATCAACACTTTAGGATAAGAATATCCAAATGTTCTTGCGTAAGTCCCAGATATGCCTATACAGCGTATATGTGATGAAGGCTTTGACTGTGTGCTCAACTTGTTGAATCATCCAGCCATTTTTAGATCTAAATCCTTGGCctcttttaaaataatgtgtttttcctcaagGATTATGCTGTGAACAGATTTCAGGCTGGTGAGtaattgtttaatttcataCCACCCCGGTAACATGCAGCGGCATGTCACAATTAAACTGATTCTCAGTGCGTTCACCACCTTTTATTAAATACAAACAGCAGTAATGAGTATCTGAATGCGATGTGATGTCATATCATATGTGTGATGAATATGGGAGGAGTGCATAAAGAGCATTAATGGTTTATGTGTTGCCAGGAGGGGAACTGACAGCATACAGCTCTGGGGACACAGGAGCAACAGGAAAAGCTGTTTTAATCCACACAAACAGAATCACGTTATTTCTCTCCCAGCCACCAAGGACAAACACCCTGCACCGAATCCAAAACATTTCTGACGAAGACACGGTTAAAGAGGCATCCGTCTGCAGACAGACTCAGTCCAGTACAGAATGTACGATTTGCATCTAAAGTGACGTCCCTGGCTTTTTGAATTAacgtttctcttctctcctgtaTGGGATTTATGCACAAAACAAGTGGGCAGAAGACAAcgagaataaaataaactgagtGTTGTTTGTATCATTGCATTATTTAGCTCAGATTCTTACTCTGATTACATGGTTGAGAAATGGAGAAGGGGAAACACTTCAGTTTTGCTTTGACTGCTTGTACCAGTTACTTCAATTAATGTTGCAGAGATTGATACAAACCTGCTACTACCAGCAAACATGGTGCTGTAGATATTTTGCCCTTCTCACAGCATACGTTGCTTCTTGTTCCGGTTACATAACTTAGCATAACACACCATTGATATCCAGAGAGAAcaagtgaagcagaaatgtCCTCTTGTTCCATAATTAAGCCGAGAAAGTCAACTCACTGGAGCTTCCATAAAagcttgggggaaaaaataggtTGCAGCAAACCCCGTCACACATCACAGAACGTGTTGCTTCTTCATTCTGCTTTTAATCAGCAGGCAAAGCCGGTATAGCCCTGAAACTGGGCCATGGTGCTGCTAGGCCTTGGGGCGATGGGATTACCCATgttaaaaataaggaaaaaaaatgtctcattaagACACTTAGGGTAAAAGAGTACCCCTCAACATGCagaagtgtccttgggcaagacacagTTCTTGCTTATGTATTATTAGTGTTAACAACGTGATACATTTTCCATTATTCATTGAATTCTGGTCACAACAGTGAGCACAACTAATGTGCAGCTTAGTGGATCTACTTACTGAGGTTAACTGCTTGCAGTatcctgttttcatttgttcatacgaagaagctacttggatgagcagcAAAACGTTTTCAAGAAACTTTCAAGAAAGTCCATTTGCCTTTTGGATATCCACCACCAGAATCCCGAGCCCAAGTCTAAGTCGCTATATCTCAGGAGGGAAACCTTACCAAGATAATGAACACTGTAACTGATGCATTTTAAGatataaaaactttatttcctcatacgttctttgtcattttcatttctacCCTGGTGTCCTCTCACATCACAGCATGACGCATATAGCTAATCATATCATTAACGgccatgtttctgtgtctgtttctctgtaGATGGGAGGCACCATGTACAACACAGGCAAGCATGTGTCCCTGAGGCCGGATAAAGCGCACCTGGTGAATATTTCGGGAGGCCCATTAGGATACAGCTACCGTCTGGAAGAAGTCCGTCTACACTTTGGGAGCGAAGACTCTCAGGGTTCAGAGCACACCCTCAACGGCCAGGGCTTTCCTGGAGAGGTGAGTGTAGCGAAAACTGGCAGGTCAGTAAGATAATTGTTGTCAGCAGActtatacccctttcacatcaaaaataccGGGTTGATACggggtctgacctcccgctgtgagggCTGCATGCCTGTGCCTGTAATTGCGTCGACagcatcatcattacacatttaagtgcactgaatctcctcttctccacgggtgcagagcagctcgcggatcttacagtcttgccagtgcactgccatgatcgataaaaaagtgTGGGGTATagctatacaaactgtatataaacacggCTGCGCATGcacagttcacatcaagattccGCGGTGCGATTTCCTtaaacatgacgtagggctaactCACCTATGCGCTTCGATTAacaatcgtgtaacaacacatttgatttgtttgattggaaaAATGGCCTAttggtctcttatgggagtagaccaaaactttgctctgtctTTAAGCTGCTCcaagccctggagcttctacaatgatacagtctgacaggccgccCATTgataaaatcagaatgtgacaggcaagTACATCAGTCTCATCATGTAAATTAGTAGGTCGACGCGGCATTCCTGTTGACACTGAAGCCGAGCCGATGAAATCCTGGGTCAATTGCCGGGAACCATAGGACCCGAAGCCCACCCCTAACAACATTgtattaccagacaccacaggacaccctcagaaagtctGTGTCATaatgttagtggtcataatgttaggcctTATTCAATATCTTAGATGGAAACAAAAGCAGGTCTCCATGCATGTTTGAGACAGATAAAATTACATCAGGTTAAAGACTCTCGCATGTAAAACACTCAGTTATCAGTCTTAAGGAGACACACTGCAGTTGTATCCCATTGACTATGGATTATAAAGTCTACTCGAGCTCCAACATTTGTTTGCAAAAAGTGGCAAATCCAATGTTATCTGTCTCTGTGCAGTTTTGGTGCACCGTGGAGAGCCCCCATGCTTTAACCAGACAGTAATCGccatactgtatttgttttgtaaatccAGTTTATCCAGAGAGACGTGCAcatgttttaaaaggaaactgTAAACCTTTGAGATGCTTCTCAGTTTTGTTATGCAAATTGGGTTTGTGATTGCACTTCTACCAGAGATGTTGTGGAGAAAGAAGTAATCCCACTGACTGAGTCAAAACGGATTGGACAGAGTAAGAGAAACGCAACttgcaggaaaaacaaatgtagCGTCTAGTGGATGAGCCGGGTTAGAACACAAAGGTGTGTACACACTGTTTAGTTTTCAAAGCAGCCGCAAGATGAATGATCCCAgaaatacttttacttttagCCAATCCAGACCATGGAACAGGAAGAGAACACTGATACCGCGACAGAATAATGACCCAATTAGACTGAGTATGTTTTGAACCTGGTCCAACTCGTTGGTGTTATCCTTTAATCTCATATCCCAGTGGATACGTAAAGACCTTTACACTGGTTTGCCGACTTACTGTTGGAAGTCGTGTCCCACATAAAAGTGACTTAAAGAGTTATCTCTGTGTCTTGTTCACTATTGAGGCCGAGAGAGAGATTAGTTATAGATGCGACAGTAATTCAGGGGCTGCAGTAGCCTTTTATGTTGAAGGGGAGCTCAGCCTAGTGGTAGTAGCTCTTGATTAACATGTCGCTTTAAATTCCGACTCAGCATCGCAAACGCAGGGGTTCAGAATCTTCCTCTTATTATTGAGGCGTTGTCGTTCAGACATCTGAAAGGTCCTCAGAGGAGAACCACCTGTGAAGACGGTTGGGTAGACCCTGGACACCCTGGAAGAATTACACTGGATAAATTTACCAGATAACTGATGGGGAAGGAAGGATGGGTGAAAGGGAAGGAGCTAATGGAGGTGTCACACCATGTGGTATTTTTCGATAAAATGACACGAGATGGTTGCAGTTAGGCCTAAAGACGTACGTCTCTCAAACATCAGAACCACATTATACTCATAAGTGTTCATCAGTTGCAGTGCTGGATgaaatctctttctctttcttccagGTCCAGCTGATCCATTATAACCAGGATCTCTACGCCAACTACAGCGAGGCAGCTAAGAGCCCTCATGGCATTGCCGTGGTTTCCATCTTCATAAAGGTCCGTGTGTCCATTTGGGAAGGAGTTACCCACTatctgaatgaaaacaacacaatctgGAAGCAATCAGGGCCATAAACGAATTGTTTTATCACTACTAGTTGTTATTTCCAGAACCGCTTCTCTTGTGATGATCTCACAGGTCATGAAAAGACCTCAAGCGGAAAACCTTTCGGTGTATTCTGTCGAGTGTCTCGGGCCAAACCACAGCAAGAACGGATGACTCTATTATCTCCTAGTGAAACAGGAACGACCGTCAGACAGACTCATCAGACAAATGCATTGTTTCGTCCGGACCCAGCGCAGCAAGAGTTGATCTCATGTTTCAGTTAGCTCACTTACTCCACAGCATATGGTGCATTTAAAACGTCTGTGGATTATAGACGGTCATTATCTAAATGGAAGGGCAGAACTTGCACTTGCGACgtgtgttttattgcagtgTTCGTGAAGAATATTTCatcctccttttctttgtctctcagcTCTCGGAAAACTCCAACGCCTTTCTCAACCGTATGCTCAACAGAGACACCATCACCAGAATTAACTACAAACGTAAGAcgcacactttttctttttgcacatcTCTCTCCCCAGATTAGCTAATCCTGCTCTGAACATCTGcagcgtaggtcttcaacaggaggtccgcgacccctagggggtctgcagaggtactgtggtgggggtcacaaaatcgtttggttgattagacagttttccccccacaaatttaaatttgttgaaaAAGCAGGTGGATGGCCACccaactgttgcacatgtttgaaataaaaaaaataaataatttgaacctgtgtattattttattagcttaatattgagtgcaaaataataataatatacatatagtaggtagggggttccctacttaatctctccattactttggggtccttggcctgaaaaacactaaGACCCCAGATCTACAGGGCTCAATCTTGGTCTTAATGAAATCTTTCAATCTGAAACGGTTATCAATTTGAATAatcttatttgtgttgtttcctgttttattttgaaagaatccctcatcttttttgtctctgctcATCTTGCCTCCGGCCGTTCTTTGTTTCCCTGCCCTTGCTCCCCTCACCTCTCTTGTGTCTCGAATCGATGcgttttccttttgttcttgTTCCCCGGTGTACTTTGGTTTcctgacttgtgttgtgtttaatttgaaTTCTTTTTAACCTTTTGTCCTCTTTTTGTATTTCCACCAGCTTTAAGCGAAGCTTGCCCTTCATATCTGCAGCCAGCTCCATATATCCTGCTTTTGTGCCAATCTTTGTTCCCTTTTCTCCACTCATTATTATATCAGCATTTCACCTGCGGCACATCATGAACATGCACAGGTCTAAATGACTCATGAGCCAACCACTCACTTTCGAAGCTTGCTGAACAACAGCTAATTCATGAACGCTGGGAGATATTGTCCACGCCGTTCACTGTAACATGATAATTCCGACTCATAGGTGGTTCTGGTTCTTTTCCTTCAGCGAGAACGCATTCTTAATTGCACACAAATCAGTGCTACATTGccaaaaatctgttttcctACCTCTGCTGTGAAGATGAACAGCCCTCTGGAGAGTTCCCTCCCTGTTAATGGGGCTAAGCATAGCAGAGCTGTGCaaccacgcgcacacacacactttaacttgtttgtgtcatttagaGAGTCACTTATGCTGATGCATGCTCTCTGCATAGATGTACACTTACCCACAAGTAAAATGCAAGGTCTGACCTTTAGATTTAGGGTTTTAGTCAATGGGACTCAGTAGTTGGTCCCTAATTAGGAGTTCCCATGTTACAGAGTTGGTCAACACATTTGTCGATGTCACCAGCCAACGCCTATTAAGCACCAAGAGGCAGACCCCTTGCTGACCTGCTGTCGGATCCATATTTGGCTTTCGCCGCTGACCTCCACCCTGAGGAGCATTTGTCTTCCACCCTCGTGCCTAGCTCGAAGGCCTTTACCTGCTCCACTGGTCCTGCCTCGCAGTCGCAACCTTGTTTATGCCACCACATAAGACATAACTTGGACATATGGATTTTTTCTGCAGATGCCAGGTTTAACCTTAAAATTTTTATAGGGTAGCCTCTGGGAAAGAGTAGATAGCGCCTAAATTACAACTGAGCCCTGATAATGTCTCCGTGTGAGCAGGTTTCGTCCTTCATTGatgcaaaaacacataaatgccCCCCCACGCCAACACGTTCACGTTTGCTTCTAAAGCAAATCTTTCCTTTTTAATTGGTCCCGGAAATGGTAGATTTACACCCCGACGCAGTgctcaacaacaaacacacacacaccaatgtCCTCCTGTGTTTACGAGGACACTCAAAAAGTAATCTGAAATCCCAGTTCAGAAGGTCCTCACTATGCAGGCTTGTCCTCACTGTGAGGGTTGTGATGCGGACTTTGCCAACACAAAACTTTCCATCATTTTCGAGAACAGGTAGTTACTCATGTTTATGCTGAAAGACTCATCTGAGCCACTACTTTCCCAACCTTATGTACGTTAACTCCAAAGTCTGTGTCTCCACAGcatgaataatgtattcatcCCTTCTCTTTAATCTCCTGACAGCTCACTCCCCTCGATGTATCTGAACATAACAGGCTGTCAGCCGGCACAGCACTCTCACTTCTTCGCCTTCTCTTTTTCCAGATGACGCGTTCTTATTGATGGGCCTGAATATCGCGGACCTGTACCCTGACACCACGCGCTACATCACCTACGAGGGCTCCATCACCATCCCTCCCTGCTACGAAACATCTACGTGGATACTCATCAACAAGCCGATCTATGTCACACAGATGCAGGTACGTGAGTGCAGCCTGCAGTAAAAACAGAGCgcttaatgtaattttaaatttCCTTGTCGGTTTGAGGCGCACATCTTGGAAT
This genomic interval carries:
- the LOC124997259 gene encoding carbonic anhydrase-related protein 10-like isoform X2; the protein is MHVVWDIAVILQTFIICTSSAQPIISKLDAGWWAYKDVVQGSFVPVPSFWGLVNSAWNLCAIGKRQSPIDIETSHMIFDPYLTPLRLNTGGRKMGGTMYNTGKHVSLRPDKAHLVNISGGPLGYSYRLEEVRLHFGSEDSQGSEHTLNGQGFPGEVQLIHYNQDLYANYSEAAKSPHGIAVVSIFIKLSENSNAFLNRMLNRDTITRINYKHDAFLLMGLNIADLYPDTTRYITYEGSITIPPCYETSTWILINKPIYVTQMQMHSLRLLSQNEPYKIFMSMSDNTRPTQPLLQRCIRTNINFSKQGRDCPNNRALRPQYRVNQWLLK
- the LOC124997259 gene encoding carbonic anhydrase-related protein 10-like isoform X1, producing the protein MHVVWDIAVILQTFIICTSSAQPIISKLDAGWWAYKDVVQGSFVPVPSFWGLVNSAWNLCAIGKRQSPIDIETSHMIFDPYLTPLRLNTGGRKMGGTMYNTGKHVSLRPDKAHLVNISGGPLGYSYRLEEVRLHFGSEDSQGSEHTLNGQGFPGEVQLIHYNQDLYANYSEAAKSPHGIAVVSIFIKLSENSNAFLNRMLNRDTITRINYKHDAFLLMGLNIADLYPDTTRYITYEGSITIPPCYETSTWILINKPIYVTQMQMHSLRLLSQNEPYKIFMSMSDNTRPTQPLLQRCIRTNINFSKQGRDCPNNRALRPQYRVEEETGRGDR